From one Lysinibacillus sp. G4S2 genomic stretch:
- a CDS encoding bifunctional UDP-sugar hydrolase/5'-nucleotidase produces MLEKIHIFHTNDLHSHFKYWPRMQSYVKEMRTELTNLGETSYLLDVGDHLDRSNIYTEATVGKGNVKLLNEAGYDVVTIGNNEGITLSHEELYHLYDEAAFDVVVANVYASQGKSPAWMKPYVVLTTAHGTKIAVIAATAMFEIYYKELNWEMDEARSTLTHLALQLRKEVDIIVCLSHLGITEDEMLAEECPEIDVIFGSHTHHVFPNGKLVNGVLLTGGGKFGQFIGHFVVEYDKKMRKIVEKKDSLIHNKDLPTVKNENDIVQSLEKEGKRLLDIPVFTTKKSYNKEWFHYSQLSDLFAQAILEKSGADCALFNAGIFLDGLPKGTVTALDLHRIFPHPINLCTIELSVAEMKEIFQQSKNEEWPYIELKGLGFRGVIFGKMLTYGFSMNKDRQLLINGKVADNDRIYKLVTLDLFTFGYFYPSFKYAKKKYILPEFLRNIMIDYGRRFFKQ; encoded by the coding sequence ATGCTGGAAAAAATTCATATTTTTCACACGAATGATTTGCACAGTCATTTTAAGTATTGGCCACGAATGCAAAGCTATGTGAAAGAGATGCGTACGGAGCTTACAAACCTGGGTGAAACAAGCTATTTATTAGATGTCGGTGATCATTTAGATCGTTCCAATATTTATACAGAAGCAACAGTCGGTAAGGGTAATGTGAAGTTATTGAATGAAGCTGGCTATGACGTAGTGACAATTGGTAATAACGAAGGTATAACATTGTCTCATGAGGAGCTATACCATCTGTATGATGAAGCAGCTTTTGACGTTGTCGTTGCCAATGTATATGCCTCACAAGGAAAAAGTCCAGCGTGGATGAAGCCTTATGTTGTATTAACAACAGCTCATGGTACAAAGATTGCAGTTATTGCAGCAACTGCTATGTTTGAAATTTATTATAAGGAATTAAACTGGGAGATGGATGAGGCACGGAGCACACTAACTCATTTAGCACTTCAGCTTCGTAAAGAGGTAGATATTATTGTCTGTTTGTCACATTTAGGGATAACAGAGGATGAGATGTTAGCTGAAGAATGCCCAGAAATAGATGTTATATTTGGCTCACATACACATCATGTTTTCCCGAATGGCAAACTAGTGAATGGCGTTTTATTAACAGGCGGGGGGAAATTTGGACAATTTATTGGACATTTTGTGGTAGAATATGATAAGAAAATGAGGAAAATTGTTGAAAAAAAGGATTCGTTAATTCATAATAAGGATTTGCCAACGGTTAAAAATGAAAATGATATCGTGCAGTCTTTGGAAAAAGAAGGCAAACGATTACTTGATATCCCAGTATTCACTACGAAAAAATCGTACAATAAGGAATGGTTCCATTATTCTCAGTTATCCGATCTGTTTGCACAGGCCATTTTAGAAAAAAGTGGAGCGGACTGTGCGCTATTTAATGCGGGTATTTTTTTAGATGGTTTACCTAAAGGAACAGTGACTGCACTAGATTTGCATAGAATTTTCCCACATCCTATAAATTTATGTACGATTGAATTATCAGTTGCTGAAATGAAAGAGATTTTTCAGCAATCTAAAAATGAAGAGTGGCCCTATATTGAGCTCAAAGGATTAGGGTTTAGAGGCGTTATTTTTGGGAAGATGCTGACTTATGGCTTTTCAATGAATAAAGATCGTCAATTGCTTATCAATGGTAAGGTTGCAGATAACGATCGAATTTATAAATTAGTAACTCTTGATTTGTTTACATTCGGTTATTTTTATCCAAGCTTTAAATATGCGAAGAAAAAATATATTCTACCAGAATTTTTACGAAATATTATGATAGATTATGGGCGAAGATTCTTTAAGCAATAG
- a CDS encoding sulfite exporter TauE/SafE family protein, which produces MEFILLAIIALFSGLIGSLVGLGGGIILVPATLFVGLNLGMIPDITPQKVVGLSVVMMIFTGLASTLSFMKSKTVDYKSGFIFFIGSIPGTMLGAWVNKGLDLPSFNLYFGILLIILATILLVRDKLKPVKWFVKNGIQQEFTDNEGNTFVYGYPIWFAIVLTFGIGFASGLFGIGGGSMMVPAMIILFLFPPHVAVATSMFMVFLSSIVNSASHIYLGHVPWLYTIPVIPGAYIGAKLGAALNKRIKSETLVVALRVILLLLGIRSIIEGLL; this is translated from the coding sequence ATGGAATTTATTCTTTTAGCTATTATTGCATTATTTTCAGGGTTAATTGGCTCATTAGTTGGGCTCGGTGGAGGGATTATCTTAGTCCCAGCTACATTATTCGTTGGATTAAATCTAGGGATGATTCCAGATATCACTCCTCAAAAAGTGGTTGGTTTATCTGTGGTCATGATGATTTTCACTGGCCTTGCCTCAACGTTAAGCTTTATGAAATCGAAAACAGTTGATTATAAAAGCGGTTTCATATTTTTCATAGGGAGTATCCCTGGGACAATGCTCGGCGCATGGGTAAATAAGGGATTAGATTTACCATCATTTAATTTATACTTTGGTATTTTACTGATCATTTTGGCGACGATATTACTTGTACGTGATAAATTGAAACCTGTAAAATGGTTTGTAAAAAATGGTATTCAACAAGAATTCACGGATAATGAAGGAAACACTTTTGTATACGGGTATCCAATTTGGTTTGCAATTGTATTAACATTTGGCATTGGCTTTGCCTCTGGATTATTTGGTATCGGTGGAGGCTCGATGATGGTGCCTGCCATGATTATTTTATTTTTGTTCCCGCCGCATGTTGCAGTGGCAACATCGATGTTTATGGTATTTCTATCGTCGATTGTTAATTCAGCAAGTCATATTTATTTAGGACATGTGCCATGGCTCTATACGATTCCTGTTATTCCTGGGGCTTATATCGGAGCAAAACTGGGGGCAGCATTAAATAAAAGAATTAAATCGGAAACTCTTGTAGTAGCGCTTCGAGTTATTTTATTATTATTAGGAATTCGTTCCATTATCGAAGGTTTATTGTAG
- a CDS encoding DUF72 domain-containing protein, translated as MIWVGLTGWGDHPSLYSRVTASKDKLFDYTGHFLTVEVDTSFYAIPSTENVRKWCVDTPENFRFVVKAYQGMTGHLRGDIPFESKNDMFNAFIECANEFKRHGKLAMILAQFPPWFDCQAKNVQYLLYIRQQLKGFDVAIEFRNQTWYADNVVQQTMDFLREHQFIHTICDEPQAGVGSVPFYPTVTATKALVRIHGRNIHGWRNTGNAENWRKVRFLYDYNSEELQQLGQHVKHLQSEVQDLYVLFNNNSGLHAAKNAKELQGILAIKDVGLAPKQLNMFEGEL; from the coding sequence ATGATTTGGGTTGGGTTAACGGGGTGGGGTGATCATCCTTCGCTTTATAGTAGAGTGACTGCCTCAAAGGATAAATTATTCGATTATACAGGTCATTTTTTAACGGTAGAAGTAGATACTTCTTTTTATGCAATACCTTCGACAGAGAATGTTCGGAAATGGTGTGTGGACACGCCAGAAAATTTCCGTTTTGTTGTGAAGGCCTATCAAGGAATGACTGGTCATTTACGTGGTGATATACCGTTTGAATCGAAGAATGACATGTTTAATGCCTTTATCGAATGTGCCAATGAATTTAAACGTCATGGGAAGCTAGCGATGATACTAGCACAATTTCCACCATGGTTTGATTGTCAGGCCAAAAATGTACAATATTTATTGTATATTAGGCAGCAGCTTAAAGGCTTTGACGTAGCTATTGAGTTTCGTAATCAGACATGGTATGCAGACAATGTAGTGCAGCAAACAATGGATTTTTTACGAGAGCATCAATTTATTCATACTATTTGTGATGAACCACAGGCTGGTGTAGGCTCTGTACCATTTTATCCTACTGTTACTGCGACTAAGGCACTTGTACGTATTCATGGACGTAACATTCATGGGTGGCGCAATACTGGTAATGCCGAAAACTGGCGGAAGGTTCGCTTTTTATATGATTACAATAGTGAAGAATTGCAGCAGCTTGGACAGCATGTGAAACATCTCCAATCCGAAGTACAGGATCTGTATGTATTATTCAATAATAATTCAGGGCTTCATGCTGCAAAAAATGCAAAGGAGTTACAAGGAATTTTAGCGATTAAAGATGTAGGGTTAGCGCCTAAACAATTAAACATGTTTGAAGGGGAATTGTAA
- the sufB gene encoding Fe-S cluster assembly protein SufB, whose protein sequence is MAKKMPDIGDYKYGFHDKDVSIFRSKRGLTEEIVREISNMKQEPEWMLEYRLKALETFYTKPMPQWGGDLGDLDFDEITYYVKPSEATQKSWDEVPDEIKATFDKLGIPEAEQKYLAGVSAQYESEVVYHNMKQDLEDLGIVFKDTDSALRENEDIFKQYWGKVIPYTDNKFAALNSAVWSGGSFIYVPPGVKVETPLQAYFRINSENMGQFERTLIIVDEGAHVHYVEGCTAPVYTTNSLHSAVVEIVVRKDAYCRYTTIQNWANNVYNLVTKRTVVEENGTMEWIDGNIGSKLTMKYPACILKGEGARGMTLSIALAGKGQHQHAGAKMIHMAPNTSSTIVSKSIAKQGGKVTYMGQVRFGPKASGARANIECDTLIMDNQSTSDTIPYNEILNDNVSLEHEAKVSKVSEEQLFYLMSRGISEEEATEMIVMGFIEPFTKELPMEYAVEMNRLIKFEMEGSIG, encoded by the coding sequence ATGGCTAAAAAAATGCCTGATATTGGCGATTACAAATATGGATTCCATGACAAGGACGTATCAATTTTCCGTTCAAAACGTGGTTTAACTGAAGAAATCGTCCGTGAAATTTCTAATATGAAACAAGAGCCTGAGTGGATGCTTGAATACCGCTTAAAAGCACTTGAAACTTTCTATACAAAACCAATGCCACAATGGGGTGGCGATTTAGGTGATTTAGATTTTGATGAAATTACGTACTACGTAAAACCATCTGAAGCTACACAAAAATCATGGGATGAAGTACCTGATGAAATCAAAGCTACTTTCGATAAATTAGGTATCCCAGAAGCAGAACAAAAATATCTTGCAGGTGTATCTGCTCAGTACGAATCTGAAGTAGTATATCACAATATGAAACAAGACCTTGAAGACCTTGGTATTGTGTTCAAAGATACAGACTCAGCTTTACGTGAAAACGAAGATATTTTCAAACAATACTGGGGCAAAGTGATTCCTTACACTGACAACAAATTCGCTGCACTAAACTCAGCTGTTTGGTCAGGTGGCTCATTCATCTATGTACCACCAGGTGTAAAAGTGGAAACACCTTTACAAGCTTACTTCCGTATTAACTCTGAAAACATGGGTCAATTCGAACGTACGTTAATTATCGTAGACGAAGGTGCTCACGTACACTACGTTGAAGGTTGTACAGCTCCTGTTTACACAACAAACTCTTTACACTCAGCAGTAGTAGAAATTGTTGTACGTAAAGATGCATACTGCCGTTATACAACGATTCAAAACTGGGCGAACAACGTTTACAACTTAGTAACAAAACGTACAGTTGTTGAAGAAAACGGTACGATGGAATGGATCGACGGTAACATCGGTTCTAAATTAACAATGAAGTACCCAGCTTGTATTCTTAAAGGTGAAGGTGCTCGTGGTATGACATTATCAATCGCATTAGCAGGTAAAGGACAACACCAACATGCAGGTGCGAAAATGATTCATATGGCTCCAAACACATCTTCAACAATCGTTTCTAAATCGATTGCCAAACAAGGTGGTAAAGTAACGTATATGGGTCAAGTTCGTTTCGGCCCTAAAGCAAGTGGTGCACGTGCTAACATTGAATGTGATACGTTAATCATGGATAATCAATCTACTTCAGATACAATTCCATACAACGAAATCTTAAATGATAATGTTTCTTTAGAGCATGAAGCAAAAGTTTCTAAAGTATCAGAGGAACAATTATTCTACTTAATGTCTCGTGGTATTTCTGAAGAAGAAGCGACAGAAATGATCGTAATGGGCTTCATCGAGCCATTCACAAAAGAATTACCAATGGAATACGCAGTAGAAATGAACCGTCTTATCAAGTTTGAGATGGAAGGTTCTATCGGTTAA
- the sufU gene encoding Fe-S cluster assembly sulfur transfer protein SufU: MSFNNLDQLYRSVIMDHYKNPRNKGSIEEDAVTIDMNNPTCGDRIHLTLKVTDGVVEDAKFDGEGCSISMSSASMMTQLIKGKKVEEALELADIFSKMMMGEDYSEKYDLEDVEALQGVSQFPARIKCATLAWKAMEKGVK; encoded by the coding sequence ATGTCTTTTAATAATTTAGATCAACTATATCGATCAGTCATTATGGATCATTATAAAAATCCTCGTAATAAAGGATCAATTGAAGAAGATGCTGTAACGATTGATATGAACAATCCAACTTGTGGTGACCGTATTCACTTAACGCTTAAAGTGACTGACGGTGTTGTAGAGGATGCGAAGTTTGACGGTGAAGGCTGCTCAATTTCGATGTCTTCTGCATCAATGATGACTCAGCTTATCAAAGGGAAAAAGGTTGAGGAAGCATTAGAGCTTGCTGATATCTTCTCTAAAATGATGATGGGTGAAGACTATAGCGAAAAATATGACCTTGAGGATGTTGAGGCACTACAAGGTGTTTCTCAATTCCCTGCACGTATTAAATGTGCGACATTAGCTTGGAAAGCGATGGAAAAAGGCGTAAAGTAA
- a CDS encoding cysteine desulfurase: protein MMNKDIKSYFPILDQEVNGHKLVYLDSAATSQKPIQVIEAMKHYYEFDNSNVHRGVHTLGNRATDKYEGAREKVRKFINANSTEEIIFTRGTTTALNTVAASYGRANVAEGDEIVITHMEHHSNIIPWQQLAKEKNATLKYIELEADGTLNLEKVRATITPKTKIVSVSMASNVLGTINPIKEIAQIAHANGAVMVADGAQAAPHMKIDVQDLDVDFLGFSGHKMCGPTGIGVLYGKKEHLEKMEPIEFGGEMIDFVGLYESTWKELPWKFEGGTPIIAGAVGLGAAIDFLTEIGLDHIAEHEHKLAGYAMDQLETIDGLKIFGPRDPMKRCGLVTFNLDDVHPHDVATVLDMNGIAVRAGHHCAQPLMKCLQQVATARASFYLYNTEEDIDRLVAGLRSAKEYFGDVF, encoded by the coding sequence ATGATGAATAAAGACATTAAAAGCTATTTCCCGATTTTAGATCAGGAAGTAAACGGTCATAAGCTTGTTTACCTTGATAGCGCAGCAACTTCTCAAAAACCTATTCAAGTGATAGAAGCAATGAAGCATTATTATGAATTCGATAATTCTAATGTTCACCGTGGTGTGCACACATTGGGAAATCGTGCTACTGATAAGTATGAAGGAGCACGTGAAAAGGTTCGTAAGTTTATCAATGCTAACTCAACAGAAGAAATTATTTTTACTCGCGGTACTACAACTGCTTTAAATACAGTAGCAGCAAGTTATGGTCGTGCTAATGTTGCTGAGGGTGATGAAATTGTTATCACTCACATGGAGCACCACTCTAATATTATTCCTTGGCAACAGCTAGCAAAGGAAAAAAATGCAACGCTGAAATATATTGAGCTTGAAGCAGATGGCACGCTTAACTTAGAAAAGGTTCGTGCGACAATTACACCTAAAACAAAAATTGTGTCGGTGTCAATGGCGTCAAACGTCCTTGGAACGATTAATCCAATTAAAGAAATTGCTCAAATTGCGCATGCAAACGGTGCTGTAATGGTAGCCGATGGGGCACAAGCAGCGCCACATATGAAAATCGATGTGCAAGATCTGGATGTAGATTTCTTAGGGTTCTCAGGTCATAAAATGTGCGGACCAACTGGAATAGGTGTACTATATGGTAAAAAGGAACACCTTGAAAAGATGGAGCCAATTGAATTTGGTGGCGAAATGATTGACTTTGTTGGACTTTACGAGTCAACGTGGAAAGAATTACCGTGGAAGTTTGAAGGTGGAACGCCTATTATTGCAGGTGCAGTAGGTTTAGGAGCCGCTATTGATTTCTTAACTGAAATTGGGTTAGATCATATTGCGGAGCATGAGCATAAGCTTGCAGGCTACGCAATGGATCAGCTTGAAACTATTGACGGACTTAAAATTTTCGGCCCACGTGACCCAATGAAGCGTTGTGGACTTGTAACATTTAACTTAGACGATGTACATCCACATGATGTGGCAACGGTTCTTGATATGAACGGTATTGCTGTTCGTGCAGGACATCATTGCGCACAGCCACTAATGAAATGTCTTCAACAAGTTGCAACAGCGCGTGCAAGCTTCTATCTGTATAACACAGAGGAAGATATTGACCGCCTAGTTGCAGGGTTACGTTCTGCGAAGGAGTATTTTGGCGATGTCTTTTAA
- the sufD gene encoding Fe-S cluster assembly protein SufD — translation MTVELNLPVTVQDVRSFSEANGEPAWFTELRAAALDKVTGLDMPKPDRTNITKWDFLNFPTHTVDSEGFASLDALPEEAKGLIDLEAQENLYVQRNNTPAFIKTSQELADKGVIFTDILTAIREHGDLVKKYFMTEAVKVDEHKLTALHAALVNGGVFVYVPKNVIIEQPLQVVFLNDNAEASLYNHVLVVAEANSAVTYVETYISTVEEAKGQANIIAEVVVQDNAQVTYGAVDVLAKGYTTYVNRRARLARDAKVDWALGLMNDSDTISENITHLIGDGSHADTKTVVVGRGEQKLNFTTEVRHWGKNSNGHILKHGVMKDAAQSIFNGIGYIEQGATKADAQQESRVLMLSEKARGDANPILLIDEDDVTAGHAASVGRVDPLQLYYLMSRGISKAEAERLVIHGFLAPVVTQLPIEGVQKQLTEVIERKVR, via the coding sequence ATGACAGTGGAACTTAACTTGCCTGTAACGGTACAGGACGTGCGCTCGTTCTCAGAAGCAAACGGTGAACCGGCTTGGTTTACAGAGCTTCGCGCGGCAGCACTAGACAAAGTAACTGGTTTAGATATGCCAAAACCAGACAGAACAAATATTACAAAATGGGATTTCTTGAATTTCCCAACTCATACAGTTGATAGTGAAGGATTTGCTTCACTTGATGCATTACCAGAAGAAGCAAAAGGTTTAATTGATCTTGAGGCTCAAGAAAATCTTTATGTTCAACGTAATAACACACCTGCTTTCATTAAAACATCACAAGAACTAGCTGATAAAGGTGTTATTTTTACAGATATTTTAACAGCGATTCGTGAGCATGGAGACCTTGTTAAAAAGTACTTTATGACAGAAGCTGTAAAAGTTGATGAGCATAAATTAACAGCGCTTCATGCGGCACTTGTTAATGGTGGTGTGTTCGTATACGTACCGAAAAATGTAATTATTGAACAGCCGCTTCAAGTTGTATTCTTAAACGATAACGCAGAAGCTTCATTATATAACCACGTGTTAGTTGTAGCTGAAGCAAATTCAGCTGTAACGTATGTTGAAACATATATTTCAACAGTTGAAGAAGCAAAAGGTCAAGCAAATATTATTGCAGAAGTAGTCGTTCAAGATAATGCACAAGTTACTTACGGTGCGGTTGATGTACTTGCAAAAGGATATACTACTTATGTTAATCGCCGCGCGCGTTTAGCTCGTGATGCGAAAGTAGATTGGGCTCTTGGCTTAATGAATGATTCAGATACTATTTCTGAAAACATTACACATCTAATCGGTGACGGTTCTCATGCTGACACAAAAACAGTAGTTGTTGGTCGCGGTGAACAAAAACTTAACTTTACTACTGAAGTTCGTCACTGGGGTAAAAACTCAAATGGTCATATCTTAAAGCATGGTGTCATGAAAGACGCAGCACAATCAATCTTTAACGGTATTGGTTACATCGAACAAGGTGCGACAAAAGCTGATGCACAACAAGAATCACGTGTATTAATGCTTTCTGAAAAAGCTCGTGGCGATGCAAACCCAATTCTATTAATCGATGAAGACGATGTAACAGCAGGACACGCAGCATCTGTTGGTCGAGTTGATCCACTACAACTTTACTATTTAATGAGTCGTGGTATTTCGAAAGCAGAAGCAGAGCGCCTTGTTATCCATGGATTCCTTGCGCCAGTTGTTACGCAATTACCAATCGAAGGCGTACAAAAGCAACTGACGGAGGTTATTGAAAGGAAAGTTCGCTAA
- the sufC gene encoding Fe-S cluster assembly ATPase SufC, whose translation MSILVIKDLHVEIDGKEILKGVNLTINTNEIHAIMGPNGTGKSTLASAIMGHPKYEVTSGTVELDGENVLEMEVDERAQAGLFLAMQYPSEIAGVTNADFLRSAINARREEGDEISLMKFIRELDKNMEFLEMNEDMAQRYLNEGFSGGEKKRNEILQLMMIKPTFAILDEIDSGLDIDALKVVSKGINAMRGEGFGCLMITHYQRLLNYITPDHVHVMMQGRVVKSGGEELAQRLEAEGYDWIKKELGIEEETEEQEA comes from the coding sequence ATGTCAATTTTAGTTATTAAAGATCTTCACGTTGAAATCGACGGGAAAGAGATTTTAAAAGGCGTAAACCTTACGATCAATACAAATGAAATTCACGCAATCATGGGACCAAACGGAACTGGTAAATCAACACTAGCTTCTGCAATTATGGGTCACCCTAAATATGAAGTAACTTCTGGTACAGTTGAGCTTGATGGCGAAAATGTACTTGAAATGGAAGTAGACGAGCGTGCTCAAGCAGGTCTATTCTTAGCAATGCAATATCCTTCTGAAATTGCGGGTGTAACAAATGCTGATTTCTTACGTTCAGCTATTAATGCACGTCGTGAAGAAGGCGATGAAATTTCACTAATGAAATTTATCCGTGAATTAGATAAAAACATGGAATTCCTTGAAATGAATGAAGATATGGCACAACGTTATTTAAACGAAGGTTTCTCTGGCGGTGAGAAAAAACGTAACGAAATTCTTCAATTAATGATGATTAAACCAACTTTCGCTATTTTAGATGAAATTGACTCTGGTCTTGATATTGATGCGCTTAAAGTTGTATCAAAAGGTATCAATGCAATGCGTGGTGAAGGTTTTGGTTGCTTAATGATCACTCACTACCAACGCCTACTTAATTACATTACTCCAGACCATGTACACGTAATGATGCAAGGTCGTGTTGTTAAATCAGGTGGCGAAGAATTAGCACAACGTTTAGAAGCGGAAGGCTATGACTGGATTAAAAAAGAATTAGGTATCGAAGAAGAAACAGAAGAACAAGAAGCATAA
- a CDS encoding LysR family transcriptional regulator produces the protein MELRQLRYFVEVAEREHISEAAEHLHVAQSAISRQIANLEDELGTSLFERVGRNVKLTPIGKTFLEHTITALKAIDFAAKQVEEYLDPAKGTIKIGFPTSLASYVLPTVISAFKREYPDLQFQLRQGSYRFLIDAVKNRELNLAFLGPLPPKDEAIQSTILFTENIAALLPAKHPLAKRESIQLADLRNDLFVLFPDGYILHKVAMDACRAAGFLPNVISEGEDLDALKGLVAAGIGVSLLPESSLYDSAARFTVKVPIKSPTIPRTVGIISPVNREIAPSEKIFLDFVTNFFSRLSQFQ, from the coding sequence GTGGAGTTACGTCAATTACGTTATTTTGTTGAAGTTGCTGAGCGTGAACACATTTCAGAGGCTGCTGAACATCTTCATGTTGCTCAATCTGCAATTAGCCGACAAATTGCTAATCTAGAAGATGAATTAGGCACATCACTCTTTGAACGAGTAGGACGAAATGTTAAATTGACACCAATCGGCAAAACGTTTCTTGAGCACACAATTACCGCTCTAAAAGCCATTGATTTTGCCGCAAAGCAAGTTGAGGAATATTTAGATCCTGCTAAAGGTACGATAAAAATCGGTTTTCCAACAAGCTTGGCTAGCTATGTATTGCCAACTGTTATCTCCGCCTTCAAACGTGAATATCCAGACTTGCAATTCCAGCTCCGTCAAGGCTCCTATCGTTTTTTAATTGATGCAGTCAAAAATCGCGAATTAAATTTAGCATTTTTAGGCCCTCTTCCACCAAAGGATGAAGCGATTCAATCAACTATTTTGTTTACTGAAAACATCGCCGCTTTACTACCAGCAAAACATCCACTAGCCAAAAGGGAAAGTATTCAACTTGCCGATTTACGTAACGACTTATTTGTCTTATTCCCAGATGGCTATATTTTACATAAAGTAGCTATGGATGCCTGTCGAGCTGCCGGCTTCTTGCCAAACGTCATCTCTGAGGGTGAGGACTTAGATGCCCTAAAAGGTCTTGTCGCTGCAGGCATTGGAGTCAGCCTATTACCAGAAAGCTCCCTGTATGATTCAGCTGCCCGCTTCACAGTAAAGGTGCCAATTAAATCACCTACGATTCCAAGAACAGTGGGCATAATTTCACCCGTAAATCGTGAAATTGCACCATCAGAAAAAATATTTTTAGACTTTGTCACGAACTTCTTTTCACGCCTTTCTCAATTCCAATAA
- a CDS encoding glycosyl hydrolase family 18 protein — protein MKKILGFICITLLLIITACSDSKEAPVEVKEGLKNKNKLQLSIWLPEWQKNSAIEDVKNSQQGLQDIRVFGAYFNSNDQLLLTEDAIEMLKQTQQQFNETHNIILTLINDYITDNSPSVQKDSALLHRLLQDTSSRQQHIDNIMQVVEQYDVDGIEIDYEKIAKEDIPKYVLFLEELYKQLSKKDISLHVVLEPRFPFKVKLPDGPNYTVMAYNVHGYHSGPGAKATFSFLDDLLKKIGKSNQNLAIAFATGGFEWMNQGKTVALTEIEAEELLNKTKAVKQRDKASGAAYFTYLDEQNVTHEIWYADQETLEQWTAYVQKKSYHDVVLWRAGGLSSKTLQWIGKQSAE, from the coding sequence GTGAAAAAAATTTTGGGGTTTATCTGTATAACACTGCTACTAATTATCACAGCTTGTAGTGATAGCAAAGAAGCACCTGTTGAGGTGAAAGAAGGGTTGAAGAATAAAAACAAGCTTCAATTATCCATATGGTTACCCGAATGGCAAAAAAACTCTGCCATCGAGGATGTGAAAAATTCACAACAGGGCTTACAGGATATTCGCGTTTTTGGTGCTTATTTTAATAGTAATGATCAATTATTATTAACGGAAGATGCGATAGAAATGTTAAAACAAACACAGCAACAATTTAATGAAACGCATAATATTATACTAACGTTAATTAACGATTATATTACAGATAACTCCCCTTCTGTTCAGAAGGATAGTGCGTTATTGCATCGATTGTTACAAGATACGTCATCAAGGCAACAACATATCGATAATATTATGCAGGTTGTTGAACAGTATGACGTGGATGGTATTGAAATTGATTATGAAAAGATAGCTAAAGAGGACATCCCTAAGTATGTACTTTTCTTAGAGGAACTGTATAAACAGCTATCGAAAAAGGATATATCATTACATGTCGTACTAGAGCCCCGCTTCCCATTTAAAGTGAAATTACCAGATGGACCTAACTATACAGTGATGGCTTATAATGTGCACGGATATCATAGTGGTCCAGGTGCAAAGGCAACTTTTTCATTTTTAGATGACTTACTAAAAAAAATTGGGAAGTCCAATCAAAACTTAGCAATTGCCTTTGCAACGGGCGGATTTGAATGGATGAATCAAGGCAAAACAGTTGCTTTAACAGAGATAGAGGCAGAGGAATTACTGAACAAAACGAAAGCAGTTAAACAACGCGACAAAGCAAGTGGTGCAGCATATTTCACCTATTTAGATGAACAAAATGTTACGCATGAAATCTGGTACGCCGATCAGGAAACGCTTGAACAATGGACAGCCTATGTGCAAAAGAAAAGCTATCATGACGTTGTTTTATGGCGCGCCGGAGGTCTAAGCTCAAAAACGTTACAATGGATTGGCAAACAATCAGCGGAGTGA